In Thermodesulfobacteriota bacterium, one genomic interval encodes:
- a CDS encoding Txe/YoeB family addiction module toxin yields the protein MRLIFSTHAWEDYLYWQQTDPRMLRRINVLIKEAMRDPFTGVGKPEPLRHGLAGYWSRRINDEHRLVYRPTAEGLVIVQLRYHY from the coding sequence TTCTCCACCCACGCCTGGGAGGATTACCTGTACTGGCAGCAGACCGACCCCCGGATGCTCCGGCGGATCAACGTCCTCATCAAGGAGGCCATGCGCGATCCCTTCACCGGCGTCGGCAAGCCGGAGCCACTCCGGCACGGCCTGGCCGGGTACTGGTCCCGCCGCATCAACGACGAGCACCGCCTCGTCTACCGCCCCACCGCCGAAGGGCTCGTGATCGTCCAGTTGCGCTACCACTATTGA